A genomic segment from Halorubrum depositum encodes:
- a CDS encoding aminotransferase class IV: MSEELQYHVDGEVVPASEATVSVEDRGFAYGDAAFETMRAYGGAVFRWEDHATRLADTCDTLGLDHDLADADLKARIDETLAANDLADAYVKLSITRGVQPGTLDPKPAVDPTVVVIAKPLPRGGIDSEPVHDGPAAVQTTKTRKPSSRALPADAKTHNYLNGILARLELRVTGADEALMLDPAGDVAEGATANVFFADGTALKTPSLDGPILPGVTRRTVIEIAEEEGIPVEEGTYAPDAVREADEVFLTNSTWEIRPVETVDGLAVDGDGEGVEGPLTTLLSRLFDRRVEERYYDGERL; this comes from the coding sequence ATGAGTGAGGAACTTCAATACCACGTCGACGGCGAGGTCGTGCCCGCCAGCGAGGCGACGGTCTCGGTCGAGGACCGCGGGTTCGCCTACGGCGACGCCGCCTTCGAGACGATGCGCGCGTACGGCGGCGCCGTCTTCCGGTGGGAGGACCACGCCACCCGGCTCGCCGACACCTGCGACACCCTCGGGCTCGATCACGATCTCGCGGACGCGGACCTGAAGGCCCGGATCGACGAGACGCTCGCCGCGAACGACCTCGCCGACGCCTACGTGAAGCTCTCGATCACCCGCGGCGTCCAGCCCGGCACGCTCGACCCGAAACCGGCGGTCGACCCGACCGTCGTCGTCATCGCGAAGCCGCTCCCCCGGGGGGGCATCGACTCGGAGCCGGTCCACGACGGGCCGGCCGCCGTCCAGACGACGAAGACGCGCAAGCCCTCCTCTCGCGCGCTCCCGGCCGACGCGAAGACGCACAACTACCTCAACGGAATCCTCGCACGGCTGGAGCTCCGGGTCACCGGCGCCGACGAGGCGCTCATGCTCGACCCCGCCGGCGACGTCGCGGAGGGCGCGACCGCGAACGTCTTCTTCGCGGACGGGACCGCCCTCAAGACGCCCTCGCTCGACGGGCCGATCCTCCCCGGCGTCACCCGCCGGACCGTGATCGAGATCGCCGAGGAGGAGGGGATCCCGGTGGAGGAGGGGACGTACGCGCCGGACGCGGTCCGCGAGGCCGACGAGGTCTTCCTCACCAACTCGACGTGGGAGATCCGGCCCGTCGAGACGGTCGACGGCCTCGCGGTCGACGGCGACGGCGAGGGCGTCGAGGGGCCCCTGACGACCCTGCTCTCGCGGCTGTTCGACCGACGCGTGGAGGAGCGCTACTACGACGGCGAGCGGCTGTAG
- a CDS encoding anthranilate synthase component II — MTDASWPDPGGAADAAGGTADAATGWRPGAGDADARVLVVDNYDSFAYNLVQYVGEVAGAVAVRRNDAVDLAGIRALDPDGVVVSPGPGTPAEAGVSTAVFDLARPVLGVCLGHQALCANRGSRVRHAPEVVHGKPSTITHDGSGVFAGLPDRLRVGRYHSLCVERGDLPDELVETARTEDEREVVMGVRDRKRPHIGVQFHPESILTPRGKAMVANFVEGCETHE; from the coding sequence GGCGGCACGGCCGACGCCGCGACCGGCTGGCGACCCGGCGCCGGCGACGCCGACGCCCGGGTGCTCGTCGTCGACAACTACGACTCGTTCGCGTACAACCTCGTCCAGTACGTGGGCGAGGTCGCCGGCGCGGTCGCGGTCCGGCGGAACGACGCGGTCGACCTCGCCGGGATCCGCGCGCTCGATCCCGACGGCGTCGTCGTCTCGCCGGGGCCGGGCACCCCGGCGGAGGCGGGCGTCTCGACCGCCGTCTTCGACCTTGCTCGTCCCGTCCTCGGCGTCTGTCTCGGCCACCAGGCGCTGTGCGCGAACCGCGGGAGCCGGGTGCGCCACGCCCCGGAGGTCGTCCACGGGAAGCCGTCGACGATCACCCACGACGGCTCTGGCGTCTTCGCCGGGCTCCCAGACCGGCTCCGGGTCGGGCGGTATCACTCGCTGTGCGTCGAGCGCGGCGACCTCCCCGACGAGCTCGTCGAGACGGCTCGCACCGAGGACGAACGGGAGGTCGTGATGGGCGTGCGCGACCGCAAGCGCCCCCACATCGGCGTGCAGTTCCACCCCGAGAGCATCCTCACGCCGCGGGGGAAGGCGATGGTGGCGAACTTCGTGGAGGGGTGCGAGACGCATGAGTGA